In Mytilus trossulus isolate FHL-02 chromosome 6, PNRI_Mtr1.1.1.hap1, whole genome shotgun sequence, a single window of DNA contains:
- the LOC134721146 gene encoding uncharacterized protein LOC134721146 isoform X2 yields MEKKSIWFCYLFLSASFYQIYTFNISKILDMYVSACGKQLCDQSKISHGYQLLYNTSVNLEVCPSCECDLDCVTRGDCCPDLFFSLHLSCTETKLLHKKYHKPDAPLFIMVGKCNSTESDRTRQCESTFSPREHLQNGPVTSRKTGLTYRNKHCSKCFNESITDLIPWRLEIDCSNFADFNFVSSYSEIISLATEQECNIFYIASDKIKQPRNCSTVNDREAPGFLNKCNITGTWRNYDSSLEYACHHYDNRYKFFRNIFCFMCNPPEPTTLINECNVTGYWDIYRVGLLEACLRTPKSGITTPFKNYYCYLCNRNSTIGSSKYLDAKMNISEMMSPIIYGRYFKLEFNIEALDIRFIKEKLINDIHIQDEFEEEKSRKFTMNTKTEEQSEKNIKLYNTLNLTNIHRKYYAMMGTGYLCDRQSTQKSMNACDCDDNCYFKSKPCCIDKMFERSTACTDIELSSTGDRFLVYNKCKNTSNIEINRLCQSSFERSLYSSLPIEVNVRNFSVHYKNVFCLLCNEDISPYELQKSIMYWSIAVFCDEYISPTYHVSFQDYISHVIDRKCRYSMKPIKQGTKCSKYLSYDKCNITGHWINNDPDIRFACAVLNLPRIWFNGENPFCHMCNPSNRNNVIHTTCNETQLHNVYTPNDIEKCHELPSIQALVPYKNYFCHVCITGTGPTFYWLQRPPVTPQITEPTGANGPLPISFREIFALEVFDDLQDNKMEKICNKTQIFDELKHECRDIHCYPGRILTNNGCVPLLPFTSNLGYILSLTLREESFSCSEKPNQHRRRLRHLIRHEATESTQRQHRLLTHRKLKLMCM; encoded by the exons ATggaaaagaaatcaatctggtTCTGTTACCTGTTCTTAAGTGCCAGTTTCTatcaaatatatacattcaaCATTTCCAAAATTCTAGATATGTATGTCTCGGCATGTGGAAAACAATTATGCGATCAAAGTAAAATAAGCCATGGATATCAACTTCTATATAATACTTCAGTTAATTTAGAGGTTTGTCCTTCATGTGAATGTGACTTAGACTGTGTAACAAGAGGCGACTGTTGTCcagatttatttttctctctaCATCTTTCATGTACTGAGACAAAGCTCctacataaaaaatatcataaaccAGACGCTCCATTATTTATTATGGTAGGCAAGTGCAATAGTACAGAATCTGACAGGACACGACAGTGCGAGTCGACATTTTCACCTAGGGAACATTTGCAAAATGGACCTGTGACATCAAGGAAAACTGGATTGACATATAGAAATAAACATTgttctaaatgttttaatgaaagCATTACAGACCTTATTCCATGGAGATTAGAAATAGACTGCTCAAATTTTGCAGATTTCAACTTTGTTTCATCCTACTCGGAAATAATAAGTCTTGCAACAGAGCAAGAGTgtaatattttctatattgccagtgataaaataaaacaaccaaGAAATTGTTCTACTGTTAACGATCGCGAAGCTCCGGGTTTTTTGAACAAATGTAACATAACGGGAACATGGCGAAACTATGATTCAAGTCTAGAGTACGCTTGTCATCACTACGACAACCGGTATAAATTTTTCaggaatatattttgttttatgtgcaATCCACCAGAACCAACAACTTTAATAAATGAGTGTAATGTTACAGGATACTGGGATATCTATCGCGTTGGTTTACTTGAAGCATGTCTTCGAACACCCAAGAGTGGTATAACAACACCATTCAAAAATTATTACTGTTACCTCTGCAACCGTAACAGTACCATTGGAAGTTCTAAATATTTGGATGCTAAGATGAACATAAGCGAGATGATGAGCCCAATCATTTATGGTCGATATTTCAAACTTGAGTTCAATATCGAGGCTCTTGATATAAGATTCATCAAAGAAAAACTAATTAACGATATACATATCCAAGATGAGTTTGAAGAGGAAAAGAGTAGAAAATTTACCATGAATACCAAAACTGAAGAgcaatcagaaaaaaatattaaattgtataacacgctaaatttaacaaatatacacCGAAAGTATTATGCTATGATGGGAACTGGTTATTTATGTGACAGACAATCAACGCAAAAAAGTATGAATGCTTGTGATTGTGACGATAATTgctattttaaatcaaaaccttgTTGTATTGACAAAATGTTTGAACGGTCAACAGCATGTACTGATATTGAATTGTCGTCAACAGGTGACAGATTTCTTGTATATAACAAATGCAAAAATACTTCAAACATTGAAATTAACAGATTATGTCAAAGCAGTTTTGAAAGAAGTTTATATTCTAGTTTGCCGATTGAAGTAAACGTGAGAAATTTTTCAGTGCATTACAAGAACGTTTTCTGTCTGCTATGCAATGAAGATATTTCACCTTATGAACTTCAGAAGTCAATTATGTATTGGAGCATTGCAGTTTTTTGCGATGAATATATTTCTCCAACCTACCATGTGTCATTTCAAGACTACATATCCCATGTTATTGACAGAAAATGTCGCTACAGCATGAAACCCATAAAACAGGGAAcgaaatgttcaaaatatttaagttatgatAAATGTAATATTACAGGCCATTGGATAAATAATGACCCAGATATCAGATTTGCGTGCGCTGTTTTAAATTTGCCTCGCATCTGGTTCAATGGGGAAAACCCGTTCTGCCATATGTGTAATCCTTCAAATCGCAACAACGTGATACATACAACCTGTAATGAAACACAGTTACACAATGTGTATACACCAAACGACATAGAAAAATGTCATGAACTACCGTCAATACAGGCTCTTGTcccatataaaaattatttctgCCATGTCTGCATCACAGGAACTGGTCCAACATTCTATTGGCTTCAACGTCCGCCAGTTACACCACAAATCACGGAACCTACAGGCGCAAACGGGCCACTTCCGATTTCATTTCGGGAAATATTTGCTCTTGAGGTATTTGATGACTTACAAGACAACAAAATGGagaaaatatgtaacaaaacaCAGATATTTGACGAGCTTAAG CACGAGTGCCGCGATATCCATTGCTATCCTGGAAGAATTTTGACAAACAATGGCTGTGTTCCTTTACTACCGTTTACAAGTAATCTTGGCTATATATTGTCATTGACATTGAGAG AAGAGTCCTTCAGTTGTTCAGAAAAGCCAAACCAGCATCGTCGTCGTCTTCGACATCTAATACGACACGAGGCAACAGAATCGACACAACGACAACATCGCTTATTGACGCATCGAAAACTGAAGTTGATGTGCATGTGA
- the LOC134721146 gene encoding uncharacterized protein LOC134721146 isoform X1, producing the protein MEKKSIWFCYLFLSASFYQIYTFNISKILDMYVSACGKQLCDQSKISHGYQLLYNTSVNLEVCPSCECDLDCVTRGDCCPDLFFSLHLSCTETKLLHKKYHKPDAPLFIMVGKCNSTESDRTRQCESTFSPREHLQNGPVTSRKTGLTYRNKHCSKCFNESITDLIPWRLEIDCSNFADFNFVSSYSEIISLATEQECNIFYIASDKIKQPRNCSTVNDREAPGFLNKCNITGTWRNYDSSLEYACHHYDNRYKFFRNIFCFMCNPPEPTTLINECNVTGYWDIYRVGLLEACLRTPKSGITTPFKNYYCYLCNRNSTIGSSKYLDAKMNISEMMSPIIYGRYFKLEFNIEALDIRFIKEKLINDIHIQDEFEEEKSRKFTMNTKTEEQSEKNIKLYNTLNLTNIHRKYYAMMGTGYLCDRQSTQKSMNACDCDDNCYFKSKPCCIDKMFERSTACTDIELSSTGDRFLVYNKCKNTSNIEINRLCQSSFERSLYSSLPIEVNVRNFSVHYKNVFCLLCNEDISPYELQKSIMYWSIAVFCDEYISPTYHVSFQDYISHVIDRKCRYSMKPIKQGTKCSKYLSYDKCNITGHWINNDPDIRFACAVLNLPRIWFNGENPFCHMCNPSNRNNVIHTTCNETQLHNVYTPNDIEKCHELPSIQALVPYKNYFCHVCITGTGPTFYWLQRPPVTPQITEPTGANGPLPISFREIFALEVFDDLQDNKMEKICNKTQIFDELKHECRDIHCYPGRILTNNGCVPLLPFTSNLGYILSLTLRGKATSTINKTTQFLDTVENSFFIFLQTYLNVKGLLLCSSALHVNLRCSTTLIEGTTIDITLDQKIFINETVDRSLIEKQLINLTHSTFSVLYSNVLFEFIIKQYWKLHNFPGRTKRLNSTETCGYENVRTFTNANWYTYSEVSGLLVCEQVEIDDSEFRIDKDNKTLTLNISGSMKNYGNEYILMSDKKARLCLKDYKDIFASQPAFENPEITLLGILMMSCTLLSLMFLFLTFIAYCLFSTLRSLPGKNNMCLVFAMFFAHLLFQFGLYATQSNSICILIGIFMHMFWLAEFGCLSVCSFHMFRVFRSKILLYSSGQSGYNNVLVSYVLYSYGLPVLIVSVNMITTFLHDGSFGYGGRMCFLNRPTAIIVTFIIPITIVCLTNIYFFIVTSVKIISTPKIKREEQSSTLNRVHFSIYMKLFTITGITWIFQIIDTLFSASAISFVVSMLNALQGVFIFISFMCNRRVLQLFRKAKPASSSSSTSNTTRGNRIDTTTTSLIDASKTEVDVHVKTEALMSSK; encoded by the exons ATggaaaagaaatcaatctggtTCTGTTACCTGTTCTTAAGTGCCAGTTTCTatcaaatatatacattcaaCATTTCCAAAATTCTAGATATGTATGTCTCGGCATGTGGAAAACAATTATGCGATCAAAGTAAAATAAGCCATGGATATCAACTTCTATATAATACTTCAGTTAATTTAGAGGTTTGTCCTTCATGTGAATGTGACTTAGACTGTGTAACAAGAGGCGACTGTTGTCcagatttatttttctctctaCATCTTTCATGTACTGAGACAAAGCTCctacataaaaaatatcataaaccAGACGCTCCATTATTTATTATGGTAGGCAAGTGCAATAGTACAGAATCTGACAGGACACGACAGTGCGAGTCGACATTTTCACCTAGGGAACATTTGCAAAATGGACCTGTGACATCAAGGAAAACTGGATTGACATATAGAAATAAACATTgttctaaatgttttaatgaaagCATTACAGACCTTATTCCATGGAGATTAGAAATAGACTGCTCAAATTTTGCAGATTTCAACTTTGTTTCATCCTACTCGGAAATAATAAGTCTTGCAACAGAGCAAGAGTgtaatattttctatattgccagtgataaaataaaacaaccaaGAAATTGTTCTACTGTTAACGATCGCGAAGCTCCGGGTTTTTTGAACAAATGTAACATAACGGGAACATGGCGAAACTATGATTCAAGTCTAGAGTACGCTTGTCATCACTACGACAACCGGTATAAATTTTTCaggaatatattttgttttatgtgcaATCCACCAGAACCAACAACTTTAATAAATGAGTGTAATGTTACAGGATACTGGGATATCTATCGCGTTGGTTTACTTGAAGCATGTCTTCGAACACCCAAGAGTGGTATAACAACACCATTCAAAAATTATTACTGTTACCTCTGCAACCGTAACAGTACCATTGGAAGTTCTAAATATTTGGATGCTAAGATGAACATAAGCGAGATGATGAGCCCAATCATTTATGGTCGATATTTCAAACTTGAGTTCAATATCGAGGCTCTTGATATAAGATTCATCAAAGAAAAACTAATTAACGATATACATATCCAAGATGAGTTTGAAGAGGAAAAGAGTAGAAAATTTACCATGAATACCAAAACTGAAGAgcaatcagaaaaaaatattaaattgtataacacgctaaatttaacaaatatacacCGAAAGTATTATGCTATGATGGGAACTGGTTATTTATGTGACAGACAATCAACGCAAAAAAGTATGAATGCTTGTGATTGTGACGATAATTgctattttaaatcaaaaccttgTTGTATTGACAAAATGTTTGAACGGTCAACAGCATGTACTGATATTGAATTGTCGTCAACAGGTGACAGATTTCTTGTATATAACAAATGCAAAAATACTTCAAACATTGAAATTAACAGATTATGTCAAAGCAGTTTTGAAAGAAGTTTATATTCTAGTTTGCCGATTGAAGTAAACGTGAGAAATTTTTCAGTGCATTACAAGAACGTTTTCTGTCTGCTATGCAATGAAGATATTTCACCTTATGAACTTCAGAAGTCAATTATGTATTGGAGCATTGCAGTTTTTTGCGATGAATATATTTCTCCAACCTACCATGTGTCATTTCAAGACTACATATCCCATGTTATTGACAGAAAATGTCGCTACAGCATGAAACCCATAAAACAGGGAAcgaaatgttcaaaatatttaagttatgatAAATGTAATATTACAGGCCATTGGATAAATAATGACCCAGATATCAGATTTGCGTGCGCTGTTTTAAATTTGCCTCGCATCTGGTTCAATGGGGAAAACCCGTTCTGCCATATGTGTAATCCTTCAAATCGCAACAACGTGATACATACAACCTGTAATGAAACACAGTTACACAATGTGTATACACCAAACGACATAGAAAAATGTCATGAACTACCGTCAATACAGGCTCTTGTcccatataaaaattatttctgCCATGTCTGCATCACAGGAACTGGTCCAACATTCTATTGGCTTCAACGTCCGCCAGTTACACCACAAATCACGGAACCTACAGGCGCAAACGGGCCACTTCCGATTTCATTTCGGGAAATATTTGCTCTTGAGGTATTTGATGACTTACAAGACAACAAAATGGagaaaatatgtaacaaaacaCAGATATTTGACGAGCTTAAG CACGAGTGCCGCGATATCCATTGCTATCCTGGAAGAATTTTGACAAACAATGGCTGTGTTCCTTTACTACCGTTTACAAGTAATCTTGGCTATATATTGTCATTGACATTGAGAGGTAAAGCTACGAGTACGATTAACAAAACAACACAGTTTTTAGATACGGTCGAGAattcgtttttcatttttttgcaaaCATATTTAAACGTAAAGGGTTTGCTTCTTTGTTCATCTGCACTACATGTAAATCTCAGGTGTTCAACAACTCTGATAGAAGGAACGACCATTGATATAACATTAGAtcaaaagatatttataaacgaGACTGTTGATAGATCTTTAATCGAAAAGCAGCTAATCAATCTCACTCACAGCACTTTTTCTGTACTATACAGTAATGTactatttgaattcattataaaacaatactgGAAATTACATAATTTTCCAGGCAGGACAAAACGATTGAATTCAACAGAAACTTGTGGTTACGAAAATGTTCGTACTTTTACGAATGCAAATTGGTATACATATTCCGAGGTCAGTGGATTATTAGTTTGTGAGCAAGTAGAAATTGATGATAGTGAATTCCGAATAGACAAAGATAATAAAACATTGACACTTAATATCAGTGGATCGATGAAGAATTATGGAAATGAATACATTTTGATGTCAGACAAAAAAGCTAGACTTTGTCTCAAGGattataaagacatttttgCAAGTCAACCAGCTTTCGAAAATCCAGAAATCACTCTTTTAGGTATACTAATGATGAGTTGTACACTTTTGTCCTTAATGTTCCTATTTTTAACCTTCATTGCCTATTGCTTATTTAGTACTCTAAGATCACTTCCAGGAAAAAATAACATGTGCTTAGTGTTTGCCATGTTTTTCGCTCACTTGTTATTCCAGTTTGGGTTATACGCAACTCAGTCAAACTCGATATGCATATTGATTGGTATTTTTATGCATATGTTTTGGTTAGCAGAATTCGGTTGCTTAAGTGTTTGCTCGTTCCATATGTTCCGTGTTTTTAGGAGTAAGATATTACTATATTCCTCCGGACAGTCGGGATACAATAACGTCTTAGtttcatatgttttatattcctACGGACTGCCAGTTTTAATAGTGTCAGTCAATATGATAACAACTTTTTTGCATGATGGTTCTTTCGGATACGGAGGACGCATGTGTTTTTTAAATCGACCAACAgccattattgttacatttataataCCAATAACGATAGTAtgtttgacaaatatatatttcttcattGTGACGTCAGTAAAAATAATCTCAACACCGAAAATTAAGAGAGAAGAACAGAGTTCAACGTTAAATCGtgtacatttttctatttacaTGAAATTATTCACAATCACGGGCATAACATGGATTTTCCAAATAATTGATACCCTGTTTTCAGCGTCCGCTATCTCTTTCGTTGTCTCAATGCTTAACGCTCTGCAAggggtttttatttttatttccttcATGTGTAACAGAAGAGTCCTTCAGTTGTTCAGAAAAGCCAAACCAGCATCGTCGTCGTCTTCGACATCTAATACGACACGAGGCAACAGAATCGACACAACGACAACATCGCTTATTGACGCATCGAAAACTGAAGTTGATGTGCATGTGAAAACTGAAGCTTTGATGTCTTCTAAATGA